The Mesorhizobium loti genome includes a region encoding these proteins:
- a CDS encoding amidohydrolase: MSNPEGPVMASGSAIPGTIDIDAGILDRMIEIRRHLHRNPELSNREANTQRYLRQMLAGQGIADIRDVAGFGLAVDIVGTGKPSNRKLAIRADIDALPIEEESGVDYASINPGVMHACGHDAHASMAFAVAAHLHQSRDSFGGTVRLIFQPAEEDEPSGGRRVVEEGLLDDIDAAICVHVDPYTPSGKIAVSSGPYTLACDTFDVVVTGSAAHAAKPYEGVDAIAVACSMVSELQKIVSREIDPYDPLVISVTGINGGNAYNVIAGKVALKGTIRSGSDATRERAWRRVRAILEAIATAHGASVQVDIHKGEPGVVNDVEMTELIVASGKACIGADNVLNTPGWTIADDFGYYSEKRPSVYFRLGIRNEAVGSVFPLHHARFRVDEAALKVGAATLVSAAISFLSTGAP; this comes from the coding sequence CCGCAATCCGGAGCTTTCGAACCGCGAAGCCAACACGCAGCGTTATCTCAGGCAGATGCTGGCCGGTCAGGGAATTGCCGACATTCGCGATGTCGCCGGCTTTGGCCTGGCCGTCGACATTGTCGGCACCGGCAAGCCGTCGAATCGAAAGCTGGCCATCCGGGCCGACATCGATGCCTTGCCGATCGAGGAAGAGTCCGGTGTCGATTATGCATCGATCAATCCCGGTGTGATGCATGCCTGCGGCCACGACGCCCACGCATCGATGGCCTTCGCGGTTGCCGCGCACCTTCACCAATCAAGGGACAGTTTCGGCGGAACCGTCCGCCTGATCTTCCAGCCGGCCGAGGAGGACGAACCGTCGGGCGGACGACGGGTTGTGGAAGAGGGGCTTCTCGACGACATCGACGCCGCCATCTGCGTTCACGTCGATCCGTACACGCCGTCCGGCAAGATCGCCGTGAGTTCCGGCCCGTACACTCTGGCCTGCGATACATTTGACGTTGTCGTCACCGGTTCGGCCGCGCATGCGGCAAAGCCGTATGAGGGCGTCGATGCGATTGCCGTGGCGTGCTCCATGGTGAGCGAATTGCAGAAGATCGTTTCGCGCGAGATCGACCCCTACGATCCCCTGGTCATTTCCGTCACGGGCATCAACGGCGGCAACGCCTACAATGTGATCGCCGGCAAGGTCGCGCTGAAAGGGACCATCCGCAGCGGCAGCGACGCCACCCGCGAGCGGGCATGGCGGCGCGTTCGTGCGATATTGGAGGCAATAGCGACGGCCCATGGCGCGAGTGTGCAGGTCGACATCCACAAGGGCGAACCCGGCGTCGTCAACGATGTCGAGATGACCGAGCTGATTGTCGCCAGTGGCAAGGCCTGCATCGGCGCCGACAATGTTCTCAACACGCCTGGCTGGACCATCGCGGACGACTTTGGCTACTACAGCGAGAAACGCCCGTCGGTCTATTTCCGGCTCGGCATCCGCAACGAAGCGGTCGGATCGGTGTTTCCGCTTCACCATGCCAGGTTTCGCGTCGATGAAGCGGCCTTGAAAGTCGGTGCGGCCACATTGGTTTCGGCCGCCATCTCGTTTCTGTCGACAGGAGCGCCTTAG